Proteins encoded by one window of uncultured Draconibacterium sp.:
- a CDS encoding SpoIIE family protein phosphatase — MEVNREQILTLQIEHESDIGISRRKSVSLAKQLGFDEVKTGEIAIMVTELVTNVLKHGGRKGKILVCELNTNDGQKAIEVWCCDSGPGIPDVEKAIKDGFSNKVSLGIGMGSIRRFSDVFEINPTHTPFSNDNALNGLETYNTCIRTLKWVPSKKWIGTNRTISIGAVSRSKPGEKLNGDCYVVNHIAPTKTVAAVIDGLGHGKEAHLASQLAKEQIILKGNQPVNMLLQHMNAGTRGTRGLVAALVYIDTENNKVQFSGIGNIEGFIVSSNEKKNLLSYGGIIGHNMRTPRVFEFSFNPDDYICLSSDGITSRWRHEDFDWEKHPQSIAENLITNYARDNDDATILIIRYNA, encoded by the coding sequence ATGGAGGTAAATCGCGAACAAATACTAACCTTGCAAATTGAGCATGAATCAGACATCGGCATCAGTCGAAGAAAGTCGGTAAGTCTGGCAAAACAACTTGGTTTTGATGAGGTAAAAACCGGCGAAATTGCAATTATGGTAACAGAACTTGTAACCAACGTATTGAAACACGGCGGAAGGAAAGGCAAGATTCTGGTTTGCGAATTAAATACAAACGACGGACAAAAGGCCATTGAAGTGTGGTGTTGCGACAGCGGCCCGGGAATACCTGATGTTGAAAAAGCAATTAAAGACGGTTTTTCCAATAAAGTATCATTAGGGATTGGAATGGGCTCGATACGTCGCTTTTCTGATGTATTTGAAATAAATCCGACACACACTCCTTTTTCGAACGATAATGCTCTTAACGGGCTTGAGACCTACAATACTTGTATAAGAACTTTAAAATGGGTGCCAAGCAAAAAATGGATCGGCACAAACCGCACAATTAGTATTGGAGCAGTCTCACGGAGCAAGCCGGGAGAAAAACTAAATGGCGACTGTTATGTGGTCAACCATATTGCTCCAACAAAAACAGTGGCTGCTGTAATAGATGGACTTGGTCATGGAAAAGAAGCTCATTTGGCATCGCAACTGGCAAAAGAACAAATAATTTTAAAAGGCAATCAACCGGTAAACATGCTGCTTCAACACATGAATGCAGGCACACGAGGCACACGAGGACTTGTTGCTGCCCTCGTATACATCGATACGGAAAACAATAAAGTTCAGTTTAGCGGAATTGGAAATATTGAAGGATTTATAGTAAGCTCGAACGAAAAAAAGAATCTGTTATCATATGGTGGAATAATTGGGCATAATATGCGCACACCAAGGGTGTTTGAATTCAGTTTTAATCCCGACGATTATATATGTCTGTCGTCAGATGGGATTACATCGCGATGGAGACATGAAGATTTTGACTGGGAAAAGCACCCGCAAAGCATAGCTGAAAATTTAATAACGAATTACGCAAGAGACAATGACGACGCTACCATTCTTATTATCCGCTACAACGCATAA
- a CDS encoding anti-sigma regulatory factor, producing the protein MNEISFDNNWEQLGKYPIVTEHDIVKVRQLVRHHAKEASMGIVEQTRITTAVSELFRNMYNYAGGGEVLLERGNVEGKNALIVTCIDEGPGIENLELAMSDGYTSGMGMGYGLPGTKRLVDRFEIQSEKDKGTIVRVMKWR; encoded by the coding sequence ATGAACGAAATAAGTTTCGATAATAATTGGGAACAACTCGGTAAATATCCTATTGTAACTGAACACGATATTGTAAAAGTAAGACAACTGGTTCGGCACCACGCCAAAGAAGCAAGCATGGGAATTGTTGAACAGACACGCATAACAACAGCGGTTTCTGAGCTATTTAGAAATATGTATAATTATGCAGGTGGCGGAGAGGTTTTGCTGGAACGTGGGAATGTTGAGGGGAAAAATGCACTAATAGTTACTTGTATTGATGAAGGCCCTGGTATTGAAAACCTTGAACTCGCAATGAGTGACGGTTATACATCAGGAATGGGGATGGGATATGGACTACCTGGAACAAAACGTTTAGTTGACAGGTTTGAAATCCAATCGGAAAAAGATAAAGGCACTATTGTGAGGGTGATGAAATGGAGGTAA
- a CDS encoding STAS domain-containing protein, with product MNIDLHEKKIPIIKIRDFLIVSIQVDMHDKLAIQLQSQILEEIERTGAKGVLIDISVLEMVDSFIGRMLSGMASMAAIMDAAVVIVGMQPAVAITLVELGLEMPGVDTALNMEKGIEMLEDRLLNYDTL from the coding sequence ATGAACATCGATTTACACGAAAAGAAGATACCCATCATAAAGATTCGTGATTTCCTTATCGTTTCTATTCAGGTTGACATGCACGATAAACTTGCAATTCAATTGCAATCGCAAATACTCGAAGAAATTGAAAGGACTGGTGCGAAAGGAGTGCTTATCGATATTTCGGTGCTCGAAATGGTTGATTCGTTTATCGGCCGAATGCTTTCAGGAATGGCATCGATGGCGGCCATAATGGACGCCGCAGTTGTTATTGTAGGTATGCAACCAGCTGTAGCCATAACATTGGTAGAGTTGGGCCTGGAAATGCCTGGAGTTGATACTGCACTAAACATGGAAAAAGGTATTGAAATGCTGGAAGATCGCCTCTTAAATTACGACACATTATAA
- a CDS encoding STAS domain-containing protein, translated as MSEKIVFEKAKERIEHIEDVLSSVAAGDLDVRIEAEIEDDLTGVEEAINILIEDLTYELKQSKQMREELEEKLSKIEEQQKTILRQQDDLLELSSPVSKVWDNILILPVIGTLDSQRAQIMMENLLQKIVDTGCTMSILDITGVPTVDTQVANHLLKTVTSARLLGADCIISGISPAIAQTIVHLGIDLSVIRTKATLQDAMIYAMRKNHQLSDGKIKSEHLPENEETE; from the coding sequence ATGTCTGAAAAAATAGTATTCGAAAAAGCTAAAGAAAGAATTGAGCACATAGAAGATGTGTTGTCTTCGGTTGCAGCCGGTGACCTTGATGTTAGAATTGAGGCAGAAATTGAGGATGATTTAACAGGTGTTGAAGAAGCAATTAATATATTAATTGAAGATTTAACTTATGAGTTAAAACAAAGCAAGCAAATGCGTGAGGAGCTGGAAGAGAAGCTCTCTAAAATTGAAGAACAACAGAAAACAATATTACGTCAACAAGACGACCTGTTGGAACTTTCAAGTCCGGTTTCAAAAGTTTGGGATAACATACTTATTCTACCAGTTATCGGAACCCTGGATAGTCAACGTGCCCAAATAATGATGGAAAACTTATTGCAAAAAATCGTTGATACAGGATGTACCATGTCGATACTTGATATTACCGGAGTTCCTACTGTTGACACACAAGTAGCCAACCACTTGTTAAAAACGGTAACATCTGCCCGCTTATTAGGTGCAGATTGTATAATTTCAGGTATCAGCCCGGCAATTGCACAAACAATTGTTCACCTGGGAATCGATCTTTCAGTTATACGAACTAAGGCAACATTGCAAGATGCAATGATTTATGCCATGAGAAAAAACCACCAGCTTTCTGATGGCAAAATCAAATCAGAACATTTACCTGAAAACGAAGAAACAGAATAG